A region from the Fimbriimonadaceae bacterium genome encodes:
- the purM gene encoding phosphoribosylformylglycinamidine cyclo-ligase: MADHPMTYAGAGVDIDQAERSLRGVAEAIKATHNENVVGGVGGFGAMYAANFGDMARPVLVSSVDGVGTKTKVAAMVGDYSGIGQDIVNHCVNDILCQGAKPLFFLDYFGCSRLEPAAFHQVVTGAAEACQAVGCALVGGETAEMPGVYADEEIDVVGAIVGVVDASRRLPRPKPKPGDKLVGIASNGLHTNGYSLARRAFFEVGGFSVRDPLPGGDGVETIGDALLRPHLCYFNAVYPLIQQTEAVYAAAHITGGGIAGNLTRVMPSDLTAVIYQRNWVPLPVFKAVQVLGQVSDAEMFRAFNMGIGMVLVVDSESVPMVIGHLESSGVHAAEIGELQDGTPDVQIV, translated from the coding sequence ATGGCCGACCACCCCATGACCTACGCCGGCGCCGGCGTCGACATCGACCAGGCGGAACGCTCGCTGCGCGGGGTCGCCGAAGCGATCAAGGCCACCCACAACGAAAACGTGGTCGGCGGAGTCGGCGGGTTCGGGGCGATGTACGCCGCCAACTTTGGGGACATGGCCCGGCCCGTCCTCGTCAGCAGCGTCGACGGGGTGGGCACCAAGACCAAGGTGGCGGCCATGGTGGGGGATTACTCCGGCATCGGCCAAGACATCGTCAACCACTGCGTCAACGACATCCTGTGCCAAGGGGCAAAACCGCTCTTCTTCTTGGACTACTTCGGTTGCAGCCGTCTGGAGCCAGCCGCGTTCCACCAGGTCGTCACCGGTGCGGCCGAAGCCTGCCAGGCGGTGGGTTGCGCCCTCGTCGGCGGTGAGACGGCCGAGATGCCCGGCGTCTATGCCGACGAAGAGATCGACGTCGTCGGGGCGATTGTCGGGGTGGTGGACGCGTCTCGGCGCCTTCCTCGGCCCAAGCCGAAGCCGGGTGACAAACTGGTCGGTATCGCCAGCAACGGCCTGCACACCAACGGTTACTCGTTGGCCCGACGCGCTTTCTTCGAGGTCGGCGGGTTTAGCGTGCGAGACCCCTTGCCGGGTGGTGACGGGGTGGAGACCATTGGCGACGCCTTGCTCCGGCCGCATCTTTGCTACTTCAACGCGGTCTATCCGCTAATCCAGCAAACTGAGGCAGTCTATGCGGCGGCTCATATCACGGGGGGCGGCATTGCTGGCAACCTCACCCGGGTCATGCCTTCTGACCTGACCGCCGTCATCTACCAGCGCAACTGGGTGCCCCTGCCCGTGTTCAAAGCGGTCCAGGTGCTCGGTCAAGTCTCGGACGCGGAGATGTTCCGGGCCTTCAACATGGGGATCGGGATGGTTTTGGTCGTCGACTCCGAATCGGTGCCGATGGTCATCGGGCACCTCGAGTCGTCCGGCGTCCATGCCGCCGAGATCGGTGAGCTCCAAGACGGCACCCCCGACGTCCAGATCGTCTAG
- a CDS encoding DUF5615 family PIN-like protein, giving the protein MRLLLDMNLSPSWVAVLSESGHDTEHWSNIGPGDASDQEVLAYAAQQDRVLLTHDLDFGAILAATGRSRPSVLQIRSHDIDPATSGRSILEAIDWFQAELVQGALVSLDVKGGRARLLPIEKGPR; this is encoded by the coding sequence GTGCGCTTGCTCCTTGACATGAACCTGTCGCCATCTTGGGTGGCGGTATTAAGCGAGTCTGGACACGACACGGAGCATTGGTCGAACATCGGTCCGGGAGACGCCAGTGACCAAGAGGTCTTGGCCTATGCGGCTCAACAAGACCGTGTGCTCTTGACCCATGACCTCGATTTCGGTGCCATTCTCGCCGCGACCGGGAGGAGCCGCCCGAGCGTACTGCAGATTCGGAGCCACGACATTGACCCGGCGACGTCAGGTCGCTCTATTCTTGAGGCGATCGACTGGTTTCAGGCTGAGCTTGTCCAAGGCGCTTTGGTCAGTCTCGACGTCAAGGGTGGCCGGGCCCGCCTGTTGCCGATCGAGAAAGGGCCACGGTGA
- a CDS encoding DUF433 domain-containing protein gives MDRIVADPQVMGGKPCVRGTRVTVGALVGLLAARREIAEILDMYPYIEEEDVRQALSYAAWRSEERETEIGQAS, from the coding sequence ATGGATCGAATCGTCGCGGATCCTCAAGTCATGGGGGGGAAGCCCTGTGTGAGGGGCACCCGGGTCACTGTCGGCGCACTCGTCGGACTTCTTGCGGCCCGTCGAGAGATTGCTGAAATCTTGGACATGTATCCGTACATCGAGGAGGAGGATGTCAGGCAGGCCTTGTCCTATGCAGCTTGGCGCTCGGAGGAGCGCGAAACGGAGATTGGCCAAGCGAGCTGA
- the dnaA gene encoding chromosomal replication initiator protein DnaA: MDQFSLDEPQDQILLRQAWDHALARVKDRVPVTSFERFLRPLKPCGNADGRVTFMAPGKFIQEWVQEKYIELLEEALGDELGQTVTVELRVETREKPVTPTSPVKVATVPISVETSVFRPSEKYSFDRFVVGQSNRLAFAGAKAVAAAPGQKYNPLFIYGQSGLGKTHLLHGIANEILAREPGFPVTYITAQQFAEEFVHALQNNRIDQFRRAQRSVNVWLVDDIQFVAGKDKTQEEIFHTFNYLQGMGKQIVLCSDRPPRDLLLMDERLRSRFESGLVADVQMPDTETRCAIILKKAEQERVAIDHATAMYLAERVPGNVRILEGALTKLAAQASLEALPLSLELAEAMVDQYYQTVGIAKPSFDQILGMVSKHFQIDVSEIRGTSRKAPIAHARHVAVYMTREITGDSWKHIGALFGNRDHTSMMHGYKKIRDMMDRDKELNSSVRMLMRDLYPEV, encoded by the coding sequence ATGGACCAGTTCTCTCTCGACGAGCCTCAGGATCAGATCCTCCTCCGCCAAGCGTGGGACCACGCCTTGGCGCGGGTGAAAGACCGTGTGCCGGTGACGAGTTTCGAGCGCTTCTTGCGCCCGCTCAAGCCATGCGGCAACGCGGACGGCCGGGTCACGTTTATGGCTCCGGGCAAATTCATCCAGGAGTGGGTCCAAGAGAAGTACATCGAACTCTTGGAGGAAGCCCTGGGCGACGAGCTGGGCCAGACTGTCACGGTCGAGTTGAGGGTGGAGACCAGGGAGAAACCGGTGACCCCGACGAGCCCGGTCAAGGTCGCCACGGTGCCGATTTCGGTGGAGACATCGGTCTTCAGGCCGTCAGAAAAGTACTCGTTCGACCGGTTCGTCGTCGGTCAGAGCAACCGCTTGGCCTTTGCCGGTGCCAAGGCCGTCGCCGCCGCACCGGGGCAGAAGTACAACCCCCTGTTCATTTACGGCCAGTCGGGGCTGGGGAAGACCCACCTGCTCCACGGCATCGCCAACGAGATCCTCGCCCGCGAACCGGGCTTCCCCGTGACCTACATCACGGCCCAGCAGTTCGCCGAGGAGTTTGTCCACGCCCTACAGAACAACCGGATCGACCAGTTTAGGCGCGCCCAAAGGTCGGTTAACGTCTGGCTCGTCGACGACATCCAGTTCGTCGCCGGCAAGGACAAGACCCAAGAAGAGATCTTCCACACCTTCAATTACCTGCAAGGCATGGGCAAGCAGATCGTCCTGTGCTCCGACCGCCCGCCCCGGGACCTGCTCCTGATGGACGAGCGTCTGCGCTCCCGGTTTGAGAGCGGTTTGGTGGCGGACGTCCAGATGCCCGACACGGAGACGCGCTGCGCGATCATCCTCAAAAAGGCCGAGCAGGAGCGCGTGGCGATCGACCACGCCACGGCGATGTACCTGGCCGAACGGGTGCCGGGCAACGTCCGCATCCTGGAGGGGGCCCTGACCAAGCTGGCCGCCCAGGCGAGCCTCGAGGCCCTTCCCCTGAGCCTGGAACTTGCCGAAGCGATGGTGGACCAGTACTACCAGACCGTCGGGATCGCCAAGCCGAGTTTCGACCAGATCTTGGGCATGGTCAGCAAGCACTTCCAGATTGATGTCAGCGAGATCCGGGGCACAAGCCGCAAGGCGCCCATCGCCCACGCCCGCCATGTGGCGGTCTACATGACCCGGGAGATCACCGGCGATTCATGGAAGCACATCGGCGCTTTGTTCGGGAACCGTGACCACACGTCGATGATGCACGGGTACAAGAAGATCCGCGACATGATGGACCGCGACAAGGAACTCAACTCGTCGGTGCGGATGCTCATGCGCGACCTGTACCCGGAGGTGTGA
- a CDS encoding FHA domain-containing protein has protein sequence MSQTDEPVAAVEENDGTTHAETAPAEPPPLPGDATTDLPRLVVKRAGAETEEVFFFSPPATVGRFDPAVGPVDVDLAAIPEGSYVSRKHAKITHDDEGYKLADLGSSNGTYVLRDGDFQKIDETVVTDGDEIALGNARFVFRTAPG, from the coding sequence ATGAGCCAGACTGACGAGCCTGTGGCCGCCGTCGAAGAGAACGACGGCACGACGCATGCCGAGACGGCACCGGCCGAGCCGCCGCCTCTGCCTGGCGACGCGACGACCGACCTTCCGCGCCTCGTGGTGAAGAGGGCCGGGGCCGAGACCGAGGAGGTTTTCTTCTTCTCCCCGCCGGCCACGGTCGGGCGGTTCGACCCCGCTGTCGGGCCTGTCGACGTCGATTTGGCCGCGATCCCCGAGGGAAGCTACGTCAGCCGCAAGCATGCCAAGATCACCCACGACGACGAGGGCTATAAACTCGCTGACCTGGGCTCGTCAAACGGCACCTACGTCCTGCGCGACGGGGACTTCCAAAAGATCGACGAGACCGTCGTCACGGACGGCGACGAGATCGCTCTGGGCAACGCCCGGTTTGTCTTCCGCACAGCTCCCGGATAA